In one Agathobacter rectalis ATCC 33656 genomic region, the following are encoded:
- a CDS encoding response regulator, whose translation MYTLLLVDDEEDVIEVIERKVSWEQIGFHVVGHAGNGFKALEMMEDMQPDVVMTDIRMPYMDGLELCSNIRQRFPATKLLLFTGFDDFEYAKEAVHLEIEEYILKPLNLAEITEVFKKLKTKLDDELNEKKNTDILKQYYAASLPVLQSNFYTTLIEGRIPENELGRYMRDYKIVLEGPYYCCIIIHTSASQMPQGMDIRLLAVSVERQAQADLKERWNGRIFNYLGDTVMIAQLVQQEDISELTDECDRFCKYVNHVMGAKVTVGIGQVCENVQELVSSYQSAREAVSYRVLYGSNRAINMTEVEPQRRISKDGDEGNELSNLFKMICIGKIEDVGQAVEAYMQHNFMSQQSLENYHVAVMELISELYHFMSNNELNAQEISGSVGRLYNELSNFEPVVLKQWLLDFSSRLHDDMADARYNSKKSLIDSAKDYVHRNYRSVDLGLDDTCKELGVSNSYFSSLFKKETGSSFVEYLTDYRMDKAARMLVETDDKSYVIAQNVGYADPNYFSYVFKRKYGVSPSRYRTEYEKNKV comes from the coding sequence ATGTATACATTATTACTGGTTGATGACGAAGAGGATGTAATAGAGGTAATCGAGAGAAAGGTATCCTGGGAGCAGATTGGTTTTCATGTTGTAGGACATGCGGGAAATGGCTTCAAGGCGCTTGAGATGATGGAGGACATGCAGCCGGATGTTGTGATGACTGACATACGTATGCCTTACATGGACGGACTTGAGCTGTGCAGTAACATCAGGCAGAGGTTTCCTGCGACGAAGCTCTTGCTTTTCACAGGCTTTGACGATTTTGAGTATGCAAAGGAGGCAGTACATCTCGAGATAGAGGAGTATATTTTAAAGCCACTCAATCTGGCTGAAATCACAGAGGTATTCAAAAAGCTTAAGACAAAGCTGGATGATGAGCTGAACGAGAAGAAAAACACAGACATATTGAAGCAGTATTATGCAGCATCACTGCCTGTTTTGCAGTCAAACTTTTATACGACACTTATCGAGGGACGCATACCGGAAAATGAGCTGGGCAGGTACATGCGTGACTATAAGATTGTGCTTGAGGGACCATATTACTGCTGTATTATCATACATACCTCCGCAAGTCAGATGCCGCAGGGCATGGATATCAGACTGCTTGCAGTGTCAGTAGAGCGACAGGCACAGGCTGATTTAAAGGAGCGCTGGAATGGCAGGATTTTTAACTATCTCGGTGATACGGTCATGATAGCCCAGCTTGTGCAGCAGGAGGATATCTCTGAGCTGACAGATGAGTGCGACAGATTCTGCAAATATGTAAATCATGTAATGGGAGCAAAGGTAACTGTCGGAATCGGACAGGTGTGCGAAAATGTACAGGAGCTGGTGAGCTCTTATCAGAGTGCGAGGGAGGCAGTATCCTACAGGGTGCTTTATGGCAGCAACAGGGCAATAAACATGACAGAGGTTGAGCCACAGCGACGTATATCAAAGGATGGCGATGAGGGAAATGAGCTGTCAAATTTATTTAAAATGATTTGTATCGGCAAGATAGAGGATGTGGGACAGGCTGTTGAGGCGTATATGCAGCACAATTTTATGTCGCAGCAGTCACTTGAGAACTACCATGTGGCAGTAATGGAGCTGATCAGTGAGTTATATCATTTCATGAGCAATAATGAGCTAAATGCGCAGGAAATATCGGGAAGTGTAGGCAGGCTTTATAATGAGCTCTCCAATTTTGAGCCGGTGGTGCTCAAGCAGTGGCTTTTGGATTTTTCAAGCAGGCTGCACGACGATATGGCTGATGCCAGATACAACTCCAAGAAGTCACTCATAGACAGTGCAAAGGATTATGTGCACAGGAATTACAGAAGTGTGGACCTTGGACTTGACGATACATGTAAGGAATTAGGAGTATCTAACTCGTATTTTTCAAGTCTGTTCAAGAAGGAAACCGGCAGCTCGTTTGTGGAGTATCTGACTGATTACAGAATGGACAAGGCTGCCAGAATGCTTGTGGAGACAGACGACAAGAGCTATGTCATAGCCCAGAATGTAGGCTATGCGGATCCGAACTATTTCAGTTATGTTTTTAAGAGAAAGTATGGGGTTTCCCCATCCAGGTACAGGACAGAGTATGAGAAGAATAAGGTATAA
- a CDS encoding cache domain-containing sensor histidine kinase, producing the protein MRRIRYKSGNIQSIIMLSFSLLSFAIMLVTVVVMYIKFADASQDSIIESNHKVMDQTIDSVESYLVNMRQVSDAAYYNVIKENDILKQSDSIHDGMSLLYESNKEYLRSIALYNQYGSLIAAEPVVSQKEDPDVTKQDWFIEAMERMENIHFSTPHVQNLFDDGSMRYHLVISSSRAVELTSGSESQMGVMLVDMDYSSVSRMLERINTSGKGQYYYLCDAKGNIIYHPHQIQFDGDVPENSDVAAKSQNSIYDDYLNGVHRKIMVDTISYTGWKLVCVMPYSIFTNKMADVKQFVFVIMIIMAMMFVWINRVIAIRISKPIMKLDDSVKRYENGNEADIYVGGSSEIRHLGYSIRNSYKQNNELMKKIVWEQNERRKSELDVLQSQINPHFLYNTLDSITWMIEGGKNEEASFMITQLAKLFRISLSKGHTIIPVRDELLHAKSYMNIQKVRYKNKFEVSFEVDEEIMDYCAVKLVLQPILENALNYGIRELDDFGEIVVGGQKVGEDIIITVSDNGMGIPENEIPFLLTNTDRVHKKGSGVGLVNVNNRIKILFGERYGLHIESELDEGTVVTIKIPAIVYSEENRLQFEEHHIV; encoded by the coding sequence ATGAGAAGAATAAGGTATAAATCAGGCAATATACAATCCATAATAATGCTCTCATTCTCACTGCTGTCGTTTGCAATAATGCTTGTCACAGTTGTGGTGATGTATATAAAATTTGCCGATGCATCGCAGGACAGTATCATAGAGAGCAATCATAAGGTGATGGACCAGACAATAGACAGTGTGGAAAGCTATCTGGTCAATATGAGGCAGGTTTCGGATGCGGCGTATTATAATGTAATAAAGGAGAATGATATTTTAAAGCAGTCTGACAGCATACACGATGGCATGAGCCTGCTCTATGAGTCAAACAAGGAATATCTGCGCAGTATTGCCTTGTATAATCAGTATGGAAGCCTTATAGCTGCAGAGCCTGTTGTGTCCCAGAAGGAGGACCCGGATGTGACAAAACAGGACTGGTTCATAGAAGCTATGGAGCGCATGGAAAATATACATTTTTCAACACCTCATGTACAGAATCTGTTTGACGATGGTTCCATGAGATATCATCTGGTCATATCATCAAGCCGTGCCGTGGAGCTGACCTCAGGTTCAGAATCACAGATGGGTGTGATGCTTGTGGACATGGATTATTCGAGTGTATCAAGGATGCTTGAGAGGATAAATACATCGGGAAAAGGACAGTATTATTATCTGTGTGATGCAAAGGGCAATATTATTTACCATCCGCATCAGATACAGTTTGATGGAGATGTTCCGGAAAACAGCGATGTTGCGGCAAAGTCGCAAAACAGTATATATGATGATTATCTGAATGGAGTGCATCGTAAGATTATGGTAGATACAATCAGCTACACAGGCTGGAAGCTTGTATGTGTGATGCCATACTCCATCTTTACCAATAAGATGGCGGATGTGAAGCAGTTTGTTTTTGTTATAATGATTATTATGGCTATGATGTTTGTGTGGATAAACAGAGTGATAGCTATACGTATTTCAAAGCCGATAATGAAGCTGGATGATTCTGTGAAAAGGTATGAGAATGGCAATGAAGCAGATATTTATGTAGGTGGTTCCTCAGAGATACGGCATCTGGGATACTCTATACGTAATTCATATAAGCAGAACAATGAGCTCATGAAAAAGATCGTATGGGAGCAGAACGAGAGACGAAAGAGCGAGCTTGATGTGCTTCAAAGCCAGATTAATCCGCACTTTTTGTATAATACTCTTGACTCCATCACATGGATGATTGAAGGAGGCAAAAACGAGGAGGCCTCGTTTATGATTACGCAGCTTGCAAAACTTTTCCGTATCAGTCTGTCGAAGGGACATACCATAATACCTGTACGAGATGAGCTTTTGCACGCAAAAAGCTACATGAATATTCAGAAGGTGCGCTATAAGAACAAATTTGAGGTGAGCTTTGAGGTAGACGAGGAAATAATGGACTACTGTGCGGTGAAGCTGGTGCTTCAGCCGATTTTGGAAAACGCACTAAATTACGGAATCAGAGAGCTGGACGATTTCGGAGAGATAGTAGTCGGAGGCCAAAAAGTGGGAGAGGATATCATCATAACGGTATCAGACAACGGAATGGGCATTCCGGAGAATGAAATTCCGTTTTTGCTGACAAATACGGACAGGGTTCACAAGAAGGGCTCGGGAGTAGGGCTTGTCAATGTAAATAACAGGATAAAGATACTGTTTGGAGAGCGCTATGGCCTGCATATAGAAAGTGAGCTTGATGAGGGAACAGTTGTGACAATCAAAATCCCGGCAATTGTCTATTCAGAGGAAAACAGACTTCAATTTGAGGAGCATCATATAGTATGA